One Podarcis raffonei isolate rPodRaf1 chromosome 3, rPodRaf1.pri, whole genome shotgun sequence genomic region harbors:
- the LOC128410477 gene encoding transcription cofactor vestigial-like protein 2 isoform X7: MSCLDVMYQVYGPPQPYFAAAYSPYHQKLAFYSKMQEAAESASTSGSSASSSFSSHTAPASIKEEECSPEKERPPEAEVINSRCVLFTYFQGDISAVVDEHFSRALSQPSSYSPSSSSTKAAMRSSSSWRDGSFPMSQRSFPPSFWNSTYQSSSVPASLGSPLSATAHSELPFATADPYSPGSLHSHLHQGPPEPWHPAHHHHHHHHHPYIGTQSSAYPRPTAVHEVYGPHFDPRYGSLLVPAASVRPHRLTPASVPTPVSPPCELGKSEPATSAWTTPAPFASPAGEMAQSLGLNVDTARRYSFCGGSLLS, from the exons AAACTAGCCTTTTACTCGAAGATGCAGGAAGCCGCGGAGAGTGCCAGCACAAGCGGCAGCAGTGCCAGCAGCTCCTTCTCCAGCCACACTGCCCCTGCCAGCATCAAAGAGGAAGAGTGCAGCCCGGAGAAAGAGCGCCCCCCGGAGGCCGAAGTCATCAATTCCAGATGCGTCTTGTTCACCTATTTCCAAGGGGACATCAGTGCTGTGGTGGACGAGCACTTCAGCCGAGCCCTCAGCCAGCCCAGCAGCTACTCGCCCAGCAGCTCCAGCACAAAGGCTGCCATGAGGAGCTCCAGCTCTTGGAGGG ATGGATCATTCCCCATGAGCCAACGCAGCTTCCCGCCTTCCTTCTGGAACAGCACGTACCAGTCCTCTTCAGTGCCTGCGTCTCTGGGCAGCCCACTGTCAGCTACTGCCCACAGCGAACTGCCCTTTGCCACAGCGGACCCTTACTCTCCAGGCTCGCTGCACAGTCACCTCCACCAGGGGCCCCCGGAGCCCTGGCACCCTgcccatcaccaccatcaccaccaccaccacccttacaTTGGAACACAGAGCTCAGCCTACCCTCGACCCACCGCTGTGCACGAGGTCTACGGCCCTCACTTTGACCCTCGCTACGGCTCCCTGCTGGTGCCCGCCGCTTCTGTGCGCCCCCACCGCCTCACGCCCGCCTCAGTGCCCACGCCCGTCAGCCCTCCGTGCGAGCTGGGCAAGAGTGAGCCTGCCACTTCAGCGTGGACAACGCCAGCACCTTTTGCCAGTCCTGCAGGGGAAATGGCACAGAGTTTAGGCCTCAATGTGGATACAG CTCGCCGTTATTCCTTCTGTGGTGGATCCCTCCTGAGCTGA
- the LOC128410477 gene encoding transcription cofactor vestigial-like protein 2 isoform X6, whose product MSCLDVMYQVYGPPQPYFAAAYSPYHQKLAFYSKMQEAAESASTSGSSASSSFSSHTAPASIKEEECSPEKERPPEAEVINSRCVLFTYFQGDISAVVDEHFSRALSQPSSYSPSSSSTKAAMRSSSSWRDGSFPMSQRSFPPSFWNSTYQSSSVPASLGSPLSATAHSELPFATADPYSPGSLHSHLHQGPPEPWHPAHHHHHHHHHPYIGTQSSAYPRPTAVHEVYGPHFDPRYGSLLVPAASVRPHRLTPASVPTPVSPPCELGKSEPATSAWTTPAPFASPAGEMAQSLGLNVDTGLQPQDKSKDLYWF is encoded by the exons AAACTAGCCTTTTACTCGAAGATGCAGGAAGCCGCGGAGAGTGCCAGCACAAGCGGCAGCAGTGCCAGCAGCTCCTTCTCCAGCCACACTGCCCCTGCCAGCATCAAAGAGGAAGAGTGCAGCCCGGAGAAAGAGCGCCCCCCGGAGGCCGAAGTCATCAATTCCAGATGCGTCTTGTTCACCTATTTCCAAGGGGACATCAGTGCTGTGGTGGACGAGCACTTCAGCCGAGCCCTCAGCCAGCCCAGCAGCTACTCGCCCAGCAGCTCCAGCACAAAGGCTGCCATGAGGAGCTCCAGCTCTTGGAGGG ATGGATCATTCCCCATGAGCCAACGCAGCTTCCCGCCTTCCTTCTGGAACAGCACGTACCAGTCCTCTTCAGTGCCTGCGTCTCTGGGCAGCCCACTGTCAGCTACTGCCCACAGCGAACTGCCCTTTGCCACAGCGGACCCTTACTCTCCAGGCTCGCTGCACAGTCACCTCCACCAGGGGCCCCCGGAGCCCTGGCACCCTgcccatcaccaccatcaccaccaccaccacccttacaTTGGAACACAGAGCTCAGCCTACCCTCGACCCACCGCTGTGCACGAGGTCTACGGCCCTCACTTTGACCCTCGCTACGGCTCCCTGCTGGTGCCCGCCGCTTCTGTGCGCCCCCACCGCCTCACGCCCGCCTCAGTGCCCACGCCCGTCAGCCCTCCGTGCGAGCTGGGCAAGAGTGAGCCTGCCACTTCAGCGTGGACAACGCCAGCACCTTTTGCCAGTCCTGCAGGGGAAATGGCACAGAGTTTAGGCCTCAATGTGGATACAG GTTTACAGCCTCAGGATAAAAGCAAGGACCTCTATTGGTTTTAG